One genomic segment of Methanorbis rubei includes these proteins:
- a CDS encoding DUF1015 domain-containing protein, producing MVTIYPFTGLHPSDAAYPLVPSVPYDVISAEEAAAEIAKNDKTLLRVIRPDAELPDIDPHDDRIYERAHQMFEQMKSSGLLVDDSHPAFYLYRITLGGETFTGLISCVSVAEYKDDIIKKHELTRYDKEEDRTRHIDAVSAHTGQVFLLYKDPGTVHAHISALADSMQPFGEYRSAGGNLHQIYRVDDAKEIAKLEQMFAAIPNLYIADGHHRAKSSANVFDRRSAEGRSTPDAERFMSVLFAHDKVRIYGYHRLVRDLAGMNADQFLGDLGLRFTVTPVKKIDTTKNAVPPMAKVDGSTHIIHLYLESEWYELTRQVDPAADAIERLDVSVLQESVLDDMLAIIDPRGDPRIAFVGGIVPLADVVKEVDAGEYSAAFIMQPVTAQGVIDVADNAMIMPPKSTWFEPKLLSGMVIHEIH from the coding sequence ATGGTTACCATATATCCGTTTACCGGCCTTCATCCATCAGACGCGGCGTACCCTCTCGTCCCGTCAGTTCCGTATGATGTTATCAGTGCCGAAGAGGCAGCAGCTGAGATTGCAAAGAATGACAAAACCCTTCTTCGCGTCATCAGACCCGATGCCGAATTACCGGACATCGACCCGCATGATGACCGCATCTATGAGCGTGCCCATCAGATGTTTGAACAGATGAAGTCGAGCGGCCTTCTCGTCGATGACAGTCATCCGGCATTTTACCTCTACCGCATCACTCTTGGCGGCGAGACGTTTACCGGTCTCATCTCCTGCGTCAGCGTTGCTGAGTATAAGGATGATATCATCAAAAAGCATGAGCTGACCCGCTACGACAAGGAAGAGGACCGCACCCGCCACATCGATGCCGTCTCCGCCCACACCGGTCAGGTGTTTTTGCTGTACAAAGATCCGGGCACTGTTCACGCCCACATCTCGGCCCTTGCAGACTCCATGCAGCCGTTTGGCGAGTACCGCTCTGCGGGAGGCAACCTGCATCAGATCTACCGCGTCGATGATGCCAAAGAGATCGCAAAGCTTGAACAGATGTTTGCCGCGATCCCGAATCTCTACATCGCCGACGGCCACCACCGGGCGAAGTCCTCGGCAAATGTGTTTGACCGAAGATCTGCCGAAGGCAGATCTACGCCTGACGCCGAGCGGTTCATGAGCGTTCTGTTTGCCCATGACAAAGTGAGAATCTACGGCTATCACCGTCTGGTCCGTGACCTTGCAGGCATGAATGCCGATCAGTTCCTCGGCGACCTTGGTTTACGGTTTACCGTAACGCCGGTCAAGAAGATTGACACGACGAAAAATGCTGTTCCGCCAATGGCAAAAGTTGACGGCTCGACCCATATCATCCATCTGTATCTGGAGAGCGAGTGGTATGAGCTGACCCGTCAGGTTGACCCTGCTGCAGATGCGATTGAAAGACTCGACGTCTCGGTCCTGCAGGAGTCGGTGCTTGATGACATGCTTGCCATCATCGATCCCCGCGGCGATCCACGCATTGCGTTTGTCGGTGGCATTGTTCCGCTCGCAGATGTCGTCAAAGAAGTGGACGCAGGCGAGTACTCGGCAGCATTTATCATGCAGCCGGTCACCGCCCAGGGCGTCATCGATGTTGCGGACAATGCAATGATTATGCCGCCGAAGTCAACATGGTTTGAGCCGAAACTTTTGTCGGGCATGGTCATCCACGAAATACATTAA
- a CDS encoding transporter substrate-binding domain-containing protein has product MVLLVLGAAVVAAGCIQEKPVYTVGISSSFAPFSIQILQTEEAYGIDVDLLNAIGKDQGIEFIYEFWEHADCPSKLTVGEIDLITATVKTPEHQKKYLLSDPYITAGYAVVIRKNANVTMDDVLAGNVTITCERGSIYETWLKEHFGTETFNKMIDEKKIIIKYTQDATLYAVLTNEAEAVIGADNVLGDKLREYSPLTFLGYLSDKKDVVFASNKSNEELIAKINAGLKNVVASGEYDKILQKHYVAQLKDEYRVGISTENWPFTYLDEDGNLTGYDIEALEWIAERNGFTVTYVDIPWSKNINAIVTGKIDMWYSGMIITDDRESRVTFSTPYYTAGLGIGCAGDHLITKTQFESGTAVTGFITRTIIEEWLTEQFGKDQYEKMVKAGVIKEYASYNDLLDACNAGEIDCIAVSEPLLKVIANETDIEIVSTYETGDRGGVAIQNGNIPLQDVINRGLADLEASGKRAELMEKYHLS; this is encoded by the coding sequence ATGGTACTCCTGGTTCTCGGCGCTGCAGTTGTTGCAGCCGGATGCATACAGGAAAAACCAGTCTATACTGTAGGTATCAGCTCGTCATTTGCTCCATTTTCCATACAGATCTTGCAGACCGAAGAGGCGTATGGAATTGACGTCGATCTCCTCAATGCGATCGGAAAAGATCAGGGTATTGAGTTCATCTATGAATTCTGGGAGCATGCAGACTGTCCGTCAAAACTCACCGTCGGCGAAATTGATCTGATAACCGCCACCGTCAAAACACCCGAACATCAGAAAAAATATCTGCTCTCTGACCCGTACATCACTGCCGGATATGCAGTTGTCATCAGAAAAAATGCCAACGTCACCATGGATGATGTTCTTGCGGGAAACGTTACTATCACTTGTGAGAGAGGAAGTATCTACGAAACCTGGCTCAAAGAACACTTCGGTACGGAAACATTCAACAAAATGATCGATGAGAAGAAGATCATCATCAAATACACGCAGGACGCCACCCTCTACGCAGTTCTGACCAACGAAGCAGAAGCAGTCATTGGTGCAGATAATGTTCTCGGCGACAAACTTCGCGAGTACTCACCCCTCACCTTCCTTGGATACCTCTCCGATAAAAAAGATGTGGTATTTGCCTCAAACAAATCAAACGAAGAGCTGATCGCAAAAATCAATGCAGGTCTCAAGAACGTCGTCGCGTCAGGCGAGTACGACAAAATTCTGCAGAAACATTACGTGGCCCAGCTGAAGGACGAGTACCGGGTCGGTATCTCAACCGAAAACTGGCCGTTCACTTACCTTGATGAAGATGGAAACCTTACCGGATATGATATTGAGGCACTTGAATGGATTGCAGAAAGGAACGGATTTACCGTGACCTATGTGGATATTCCATGGTCAAAGAACATCAACGCGATCGTCACCGGTAAAATCGATATGTGGTACTCAGGCATGATCATCACTGATGATCGGGAGTCAAGAGTTACCTTCTCAACACCGTACTATACTGCCGGCCTTGGAATCGGATGTGCAGGAGATCATCTGATCACAAAAACCCAGTTTGAGTCCGGCACAGCTGTCACCGGTTTTATCACAAGGACCATCATCGAAGAATGGCTCACAGAACAGTTCGGCAAGGACCAGTACGAGAAAATGGTCAAAGCCGGAGTTATCAAAGAGTACGCATCCTACAACGATCTCCTAGACGCATGCAACGCAGGAGAGATTGACTGCATCGCGGTAAGCGAACCACTGCTTAAGGTAATTGCAAATGAGACAGACATTGAGATCGTCTCCACGTATGAAACCGGAGACCGCGGCGGCGTTGCGATACAGAACGGCAACATTCCTCTGCAGGATGTCATCAACAGAGGTCTCGCAGATCTGGAAGCATCAGGAAAACGTGCGGAACTGATGGAAAAGTATCATCTGAGCTAA
- the rimI gene encoding ribosomal protein S18-alanine N-acetyltransferase, with translation MVVVNGVGGTVAGCIIRKATIEDIPEIYRIELMCFSDPWDYKGMIEMMTVFLTSFYVAEADGRIVGFAAGAIEETEEEKYGHICNLAVVPELRGFGLGRLLLRKLERDFFLDGCRACSLEVRVGNSSAHGFYEKIGYEDVILFGEYYADGEDAIVMMRWF, from the coding sequence ATGGTAGTGGTGAACGGGGTTGGCGGAACGGTGGCAGGCTGCATTATCCGCAAGGCAACAATTGAGGACATCCCGGAAATTTACCGGATTGAGCTGATGTGCTTTTCAGACCCCTGGGACTACAAGGGAATGATTGAGATGATGACGGTGTTTCTGACCTCGTTTTATGTTGCCGAGGCGGACGGGCGGATTGTGGGGTTTGCGGCTGGAGCCATTGAGGAGACTGAGGAGGAGAAGTACGGTCATATCTGTAATCTTGCGGTTGTCCCCGAGCTTCGCGGCTTCGGCCTCGGACGGCTGCTTCTCAGAAAACTTGAACGGGATTTTTTCCTCGACGGCTGCAGGGCCTGCAGTCTGGAGGTGCGGGTAGGAAACAGTTCGGCGCACGGGTTCTATGAAAAAATCGGGTACGAGGATGTTATTCTGTTCGGCGAGTACTACGCAGACGGCGAGGATGCGATCGTGATGATGCGGTGGTTCTGA
- the frhB gene encoding coenzyme F420 hydrogenase subunit beta, with product MEYLGQYKAVYKAKAGCEDILAKSQDGGIVTAMFAYALETGIIDGAIVAGPGDEAYKPEPMIATTVDELLAARGTKYSISPNMALIKEATRSYGLDKIGIVGTPCQIQALRKAQLYPIGMRDVPDKIALAMGIFCMENFPYQGLFQMVEDHCATKIDNVTKMDIGKGKFSVYTERGVNSQIPLKVTHKYEQPGCHVCLDYVANMADISTGSVGTPDGWSTVFVRSAAGEAAFNKAVEAGWIVAESMDGVKPGLELVTKLATEKIDKNKSYIEHRNHAEHAALKPLRNPYI from the coding sequence ATGGAATATCTTGGACAATACAAGGCAGTCTACAAAGCCAAAGCCGGCTGTGAAGACATTCTCGCAAAGTCCCAGGACGGAGGAATCGTCACCGCAATGTTTGCCTACGCACTTGAGACAGGCATTATTGACGGAGCAATCGTCGCTGGACCAGGAGACGAGGCATACAAGCCAGAGCCGATGATCGCCACCACCGTTGACGAGCTTCTCGCAGCACGTGGAACGAAATACTCGATCTCTCCGAACATGGCCCTGATCAAGGAAGCAACCCGCAGCTACGGTCTTGATAAGATCGGTATTGTTGGTACTCCCTGTCAGATTCAGGCACTTCGTAAGGCACAGCTCTATCCGATCGGAATGCGCGACGTTCCAGACAAGATTGCACTGGCAATGGGTATTTTCTGTATGGAGAACTTCCCGTACCAGGGTCTCTTCCAGATGGTTGAAGACCACTGTGCAACCAAGATCGACAACGTCACCAAGATGGACATCGGAAAGGGCAAGTTCAGTGTTTACACCGAGCGCGGTGTGAACTCTCAGATCCCGCTGAAAGTTACCCACAAGTACGAGCAGCCGGGATGCCACGTATGTCTTGACTACGTTGCAAACATGGCAGATATCTCTACCGGATCCGTCGGAACTCCAGACGGATGGTCTACCGTCTTCGTCCGCTCCGCAGCAGGAGAGGCAGCCTTCAACAAGGCAGTCGAAGCAGGATGGATCGTTGCAGAGTCTATGGACGGCGTCAAGCCAGGACTTGAACTCGTCACCAAACTCGCAACCGAGAAGATCGACAAAAACAAGAGCTACATCGAGCACCGCAATCACGCGGAGCACGCTGCACTCAAACCACTGCGCAACCCATACATCTAA
- a CDS encoding cupin domain-containing protein — MNYDPKSLIGTPVDLSSLTEYQPGSVVSRMVINKKSGTVTAFAFEAGEGLSEHTAPYDAMVIVLEGEADIPVGGVPHHLKKGQMIIMPANVPHAVHPTTRFKMMLVMIHE, encoded by the coding sequence ATGAACTATGATCCAAAGTCCCTGATCGGAACACCGGTTGATCTCAGCTCCCTCACCGAGTACCAGCCAGGATCGGTTGTTTCCCGAATGGTTATCAACAAAAAATCAGGAACCGTCACCGCATTTGCGTTTGAAGCAGGCGAAGGACTCTCAGAACACACCGCACCCTACGATGCAATGGTAATCGTGCTTGAGGGCGAAGCTGACATTCCGGTTGGCGGGGTTCCTCATCATCTGAAGAAAGGGCAGATGATCATTATGCCGGCAAATGTTCCGCACGCGGTACACCCGACTACTCGGTTCAAAATGATGCTCGTGATGATTCACGAATGA
- a CDS encoding transporter substrate-binding domain-containing protein codes for MKKTSLPILIVVLLLLGASITAAGCIQEKPTYIVGVSPSFSPFSMQIPGTEEAYGIDIDVLNAIAEDQDIKFVYEFWGHAVLQSKLDNGEIDLITAWVRTPERMEKYLLSDPYIAAGYTVVVRKDSNLTVDDVLAGNAIIAFEKGSVYENWLEGHFGTETFNRMIDEKKIIAKYTQDATLYAVLTKEADAVIGADYVLGEKLQEYSPLTSLGYITDKKEVGFVANKSNEELIAKINAGLTNVVGSETYDKILQKHHVAQLKDEYVVGISTENWPFTYLDEDGNLTGIDMEVLEWIAERNGFAVKYIDIPWSKNINAVATGKIDMWYSGMVITDERSAKVTFSTPYYTAGMGIGSAKDHPITKDKFESGTAVIGIITDTIPEKWLSELFGKDRYEKMVKDGMIKKYASYSDLLDACLAGEVDCIAIDEAKLVITVNQTDIQVVSMYETRENSYAVAMQNGNIPLHDVINRGIADLETSGKRAELMEKYHLS; via the coding sequence GTGAAAAAAACTTCCCTTCCAATACTCATAGTGGTGCTCCTGCTTCTCGGTGCATCAATTACTGCAGCCGGATGTATACAGGAAAAACCGACCTACATCGTAGGTGTCAGTCCATCATTTTCCCCATTTTCCATGCAGATACCTGGGACCGAGGAGGCGTATGGAATTGACATCGACGTTCTCAACGCGATCGCTGAAGATCAGGACATCAAATTCGTCTATGAATTCTGGGGACATGCAGTCCTTCAATCAAAACTCGATAACGGAGAAATTGATCTGATAACTGCCTGGGTCAGAACACCGGAACGCATGGAAAAATATCTGCTCTCAGATCCGTACATCGCCGCCGGATATACAGTTGTTGTCAGAAAAGATTCCAACCTCACTGTGGATGATGTTCTCGCAGGAAACGCCATTATCGCCTTTGAGAAAGGAAGCGTCTACGAAAACTGGCTCGAAGGACACTTCGGCACGGAGACATTCAACAGAATGATCGATGAGAAAAAGATCATCGCCAAATACACACAGGACGCCACCCTCTACGCAGTTCTCACCAAAGAAGCAGATGCAGTTATTGGTGCAGACTATGTTCTTGGAGAAAAACTTCAGGAATACTCACCACTCACCTCCCTTGGATACATCACCGACAAAAAGGAAGTAGGATTTGTCGCAAACAAATCAAACGAAGAGCTGATCGCAAAAATTAATGCTGGTCTCACAAACGTTGTCGGATCTGAAACCTACGACAAAATTCTGCAAAAACATCACGTGGCCCAGCTGAAGGACGAGTATGTGGTCGGCATCTCAACAGAGAACTGGCCGTTCACCTATCTTGACGAAGATGGAAACCTGACCGGAATTGATATGGAGGTACTTGAGTGGATTGCAGAAAGAAATGGATTTGCGGTGAAGTATATCGATATCCCATGGTCGAAAAATATCAACGCGGTTGCCACCGGCAAAATTGACATGTGGTACTCAGGGATGGTTATCACTGATGAACGATCCGCCAAAGTTACCTTCTCAACACCATACTACACCGCAGGAATGGGAATCGGATCTGCAAAAGATCATCCGATCACCAAGGACAAATTTGAGTCAGGCACAGCTGTCATTGGTATTATTACAGATACCATACCCGAAAAATGGCTTTCAGAACTGTTTGGTAAAGACAGGTACGAGAAAATGGTCAAAGATGGAATGATCAAAAAGTATGCATCCTACAGCGATCTTCTTGACGCATGCCTCGCAGGAGAAGTTGACTGCATCGCAATAGATGAAGCAAAGCTTGTGATAACGGTGAATCAGACAGACATCCAGGTAGTCTCCATGTATGAAACAAGGGAAAACAGTTACGCTGTCGCAATGCAGAACGGAAACATTCCCCTGCATGACGTCATCAACAGAGGTATCGCTGACTTGGAGACATCAGGAAAGCGTGCGGAACTGATGGAAAAATATCATCTGAGTTAA
- a CDS encoding cache domain-containing protein, which produces MRIEHAHKLLLLVLIGCVIAALSAGCVTTEEQITYTEVPLDSQTEKALAEIAGGLRAMDISSLLDLYYLSDQIGRTGTEQGVHDIINDYYAKNTYLNGIVYYDNATGGSIESPIYSPGKISDVISVPTEEDFISAGGAIGLGPVYIPDLGMVALLYAPVFTPEGEYKGCLLFISEVYLLLQEGERLAGNDVAYGNYTILLATHDEIVDYATQQEYIGTKLEKGVPNKIRDSIIIFQENVTGAYQYAGDNTSITTAWERVFVHKNEYTIFLTKKDNAPAVSYEDQFTPVPDEMRDDVTAAWRYALTSGQDNAMERINGGFYSYEVYAVSTNGTMIAAPPDKKETIGLNYINGRGQYGIPYMRQMITTAQQGGGYVTYFDPSDNTQIAEAGLFTIAYVMPVNDDWFILGISPGSTNYTKTNKNLRGDIVAVARGMVGYAHDKGVESTIQTIVDNPGGNGTLFAKDISTDVNNLVIFDYNGTVHANIQVPEMNGDNAMYYTDVFGASVVRKSVITAKSGGGITYDYQWNEDMPGYADLWLYSIEPIDDTYFALAGAKVITTENYVKTGLRN; this is translated from the coding sequence ATGAGAATTGAACATGCCCACAAGTTGCTTCTGCTAGTACTGATTGGATGTGTAATTGCGGCACTATCTGCAGGCTGCGTAACCACAGAAGAACAGATCACCTACACCGAAGTTCCTCTGGACAGCCAAACAGAAAAGGCACTTGCTGAGATCGCTGGCGGTCTCAGAGCCATGGATATTTCATCCCTTCTTGACCTGTACTATCTTTCTGATCAGATAGGCAGAACGGGAACAGAACAGGGTGTACATGATATTATCAACGATTATTATGCGAAAAACACGTATCTCAACGGAATCGTCTACTACGACAATGCTACCGGAGGCAGCATTGAATCGCCCATTTACTCACCAGGAAAAATATCTGATGTAATTTCTGTGCCAACCGAGGAGGACTTCATCTCAGCCGGTGGAGCGATCGGTCTCGGTCCGGTCTACATTCCTGATCTCGGCATGGTGGCACTGCTTTATGCACCGGTCTTCACTCCTGAGGGTGAGTACAAGGGATGTCTGCTTTTCATCTCCGAAGTCTATCTTCTCCTGCAGGAGGGCGAACGTCTCGCTGGTAATGACGTCGCTTACGGAAATTATACCATCCTCCTCGCCACCCATGACGAAATTGTCGACTATGCAACACAGCAGGAGTATATTGGAACCAAACTGGAAAAGGGAGTTCCAAATAAGATCAGAGACAGTATAATTATTTTCCAGGAGAATGTAACCGGTGCGTATCAGTATGCAGGAGACAACACCTCAATTACCACTGCATGGGAGAGGGTGTTCGTTCACAAAAATGAGTACACCATTTTCCTCACCAAAAAAGATAATGCCCCTGCAGTAAGTTATGAGGATCAGTTTACCCCGGTACCAGATGAGATGCGCGACGACGTGACTGCGGCATGGAGATATGCACTGACAAGCGGACAAGATAATGCGATGGAACGCATCAACGGGGGCTTCTACTCCTATGAAGTGTATGCCGTAAGTACGAACGGAACAATGATTGCCGCACCTCCTGATAAAAAGGAAACTATTGGTCTGAACTACATCAACGGACGCGGACAATACGGTATACCTTATATGAGGCAGATGATCACAACTGCACAACAAGGCGGAGGATACGTAACCTACTTCGATCCTTCGGATAATACTCAGATAGCTGAGGCAGGACTCTTTACGATCGCCTATGTGATGCCGGTAAATGATGACTGGTTCATTCTGGGGATAAGTCCTGGATCAACAAATTATACGAAGACCAATAAAAATCTCAGAGGAGATATTGTGGCTGTTGCCAGGGGGATGGTCGGATACGCCCATGACAAAGGTGTCGAGAGTACCATCCAAACAATTGTGGACAATCCCGGCGGAAACGGAACACTGTTTGCGAAGGATATATCCACTGATGTAAATAATTTGGTGATCTTCGATTACAATGGAACAGTACATGCCAACATACAGGTTCCGGAGATGAACGGAGACAATGCCATGTACTATACTGATGTGTTCGGGGCATCAGTCGTCCGTAAATCCGTGATAACTGCGAAATCTGGTGGTGGAATTACCTATGATTATCAGTGGAATGAGGACATGCCAGGTTACGCGGATCTCTGGCTGTACTCGATTGAACCTATCGATGACACCTACTTCGCGTTAGCTGGGGCAAAGGTTATCACAACAGAAAATTATGTGAAGACCGGGCTCCGGAACTAA
- a CDS encoding GTP-binding protein, with amino-acid sequence MKLITVAGPPSSGKTSVILRLADVLRERGKTIGVVKFDCLTSFDRERYTEYGIPVQVGFAGKFCPDHFFISNVEDAVRWGTEQGFDILITESAGLCNRCSPHIRGVLAICVIDNLSGVHTPRKIGPMLKFADIVVVTKGDIVSQAEREVFMFNIRQVNSSAKIVFINGITGQGAFMLGKHAESASETTSLRGYKLRFTTPSSVCSYCTGETRIGEEYQMGMLRKMEFP; translated from the coding sequence ATGAAACTGATAACCGTGGCAGGGCCGCCCTCATCAGGAAAAACTTCGGTTATCCTGCGGCTTGCAGATGTCCTGCGTGAAAGAGGAAAAACAATAGGTGTTGTCAAATTCGACTGCCTCACCTCCTTTGACCGCGAGCGGTACACCGAGTACGGCATTCCGGTACAGGTAGGATTTGCCGGAAAATTCTGCCCTGATCATTTTTTCATCAGCAATGTTGAGGACGCGGTCAGATGGGGAACAGAGCAGGGCTTTGACATTCTCATCACCGAAAGCGCAGGCCTCTGCAATCGCTGTTCGCCGCATATCAGAGGAGTTCTTGCAATCTGCGTCATTGACAACCTCTCAGGCGTTCACACTCCAAGAAAAATCGGGCCGATGCTCAAGTTCGCCGACATCGTTGTGGTCACCAAAGGAGACATCGTCTCCCAGGCGGAACGCGAGGTGTTCATGTTCAACATCCGCCAGGTCAACAGCAGCGCAAAAATAGTTTTCATCAACGGAATTACCGGGCAAGGAGCGTTCATGCTCGGAAAACATGCCGAGTCTGCATCTGAGACGACGAGCCTTCGCGGCTACAAGCTCAGGTTCACCACGCCGTCTTCGGTCTGTTCTTACTGTACCGGAGAAACCCGAATCGGCGAAGAGTACCAGATGGGAATGCTGCGCAAAATGGAGTTTCCATGA
- the frhG gene encoding coenzyme F420 hydrogenase subunit gamma, giving the protein MGLFDKFKSLLFGKGDVSEGTQDEKPVASKQDEPVSAMHKSPVNEAKPADMKVEQKPIIQKPKEEKPVADKITVGHVHMSGCTGCLVSLADNYEGLLTILDKYADLVYCLTLADVRHIPKMDVALVEGSVCLNDECSMEEILETRENATIVVALGGCACYGNTTRFCRGGQQNQPQHEAFLPIGDLIKVDVYIPACAPTPQQIRNVCLMAYLLLKGNDEQKALATAYLTPLMNLAAAGTEACGCDLMTEVINQGLCCGCGSCAAACTVRAVTMQYGKPQVERDLCIKCGACYAQCPRSFFSFDVCGQYESITNLITEVMKP; this is encoded by the coding sequence ATGGGATTATTCGATAAATTCAAAAGCTTACTGTTCGGAAAAGGCGATGTCAGCGAGGGAACGCAGGACGAAAAGCCTGTTGCCAGTAAACAGGATGAACCTGTGTCAGCAATGCACAAATCGCCTGTTAACGAGGCAAAGCCGGCTGACATGAAGGTCGAACAAAAGCCAATTATTCAAAAACCAAAGGAGGAGAAGCCAGTGGCTGACAAGATTACTGTAGGACACGTACACATGAGCGGATGTACCGGATGTCTCGTGTCCCTTGCAGATAACTACGAAGGATTACTTACTATCCTTGACAAATACGCTGACCTCGTCTACTGCCTGACGCTCGCCGATGTGCGCCACATCCCGAAGATGGATGTCGCACTGGTCGAGGGTTCCGTCTGTTTAAATGACGAGTGCTCAATGGAAGAAATTCTGGAAACCCGTGAGAACGCAACAATCGTTGTGGCTCTTGGAGGATGCGCCTGCTATGGAAACACCACACGCTTCTGCCGTGGTGGCCAGCAGAACCAGCCCCAGCACGAGGCTTTCCTGCCGATCGGCGATCTGATCAAGGTCGATGTCTACATCCCAGCATGTGCACCGACCCCGCAGCAGATCCGTAACGTGTGCTTAATGGCATACTTACTGCTGAAAGGCAACGACGAACAGAAGGCACTTGCAACTGCATACCTTACCCCGCTGATGAACCTTGCAGCAGCAGGAACCGAGGCATGCGGATGCGACCTGATGACCGAAGTCATCAATCAGGGCCTCTGCTGCGGATGCGGCAGCTGTGCAGCAGCATGTACTGTTCGTGCAGTTACCATGCAGTACGGCAAGCCGCAGGTCGAGCGCGATCTGTGTATCAAATGCGGCGCATGCTATGCACAGTGCCCGAGAAGCTTCTTCAGCTTCGACGTCTGTGGACAGTATGAATCGATTACGAACCTCATTACAGAGGTCATGAAACCATAA
- a CDS encoding ABC transporter substrate-binding protein: protein MKKTSLPILIVVLLLLGASVAAAGCIQEKPTYIVGVSPSFSPFSMQIPGTEQAYGIDIDILNAIAEDQDVKFVYEFWGHAVLQSKLDNGEIDLITAWVRTPERMEKYLLSDPYIAAGYTVVVRKDSNFTVDDVLAGNAIIAFEKGSVYENWLEEHFGTETFNKMIDEKKIIAKYTQDATLYAVLTKEADAVIGADYVLGEKLQEYSPLTSLGYITDKKEVGFVANKSNEELIAKINAGLANVVGSEPYNKIMQKHRVTQLKDEYVVGISTENWPFTYLDEDGNLTGFDVESLEWIAERNGFTVTYVDIPWSKNINAVATGKVDMWYSGMVNTNERSAKVTFSTPYCTAGVGIGSAKNHPITKDKFESGTAVTGFITNTIVGDWLADQYDQKQYLEMVKTGMIKEYASYNDLLAACLSGEVECIVVNEPLLRVMENQTDIRIVSTYDTKNRCAVAMQNGNIPLHDVINRGLADLETSGKRAELMGKYHLS from the coding sequence GTGAAAAAAACTTCCCTTCCAATACTCATAGTGGTGCTCCTGCTTCTCGGTGCATCAGTTGCTGCAGCTGGATGTATACAAGAAAAACCGACCTACATCGTAGGTGTCAGTCCATCATTTTCCCCATTTTCCATGCAGATACCTGGGACCGAGCAGGCGTATGGAATTGACATCGACATTCTCAACGCGATCGCTGAAGATCAGGACGTCAAATTCGTCTATGAATTCTGGGGACATGCAGTCCTTCAATCAAAACTCGATAACGGAGAAATTGATCTGATAACTGCCTGGGTCAGAACACCGGAACGCATGGAAAAATATCTGCTCTCAGATCCGTACATCGCCGCCGGATATACAGTTGTTGTCAGAAAAGATTCCAATTTCACTGTGGATGATGTTCTCGCGGGAAACGCCATTATCGCCTTTGAGAAAGGAAGCGTCTACGAAAACTGGCTCGAAGAACACTTCGGCACGGAAACATTCAACAAAATGATCGATGAGAAAAAGATCATCGCCAAATACACACAGGACGCCACCCTCTACGCAGTTCTCACCAAAGAAGCAGATGCAGTTATTGGTGCAGACTATGTTCTTGGAGAAAAACTTCAGGAATACTCACCACTCACCTCCCTTGGATACATCACCGACAAAAAGGAAGTAGGATTTGTCGCAAACAAATCAAACGAAGAACTGATCGCAAAAATTAATGCTGGTCTCGCAAACGTTGTCGGATCTGAACCATACAACAAAATTATGCAGAAACATCGTGTGACCCAGCTGAAGGACGAGTATGTGGTCGGCATCTCAACAGAGAACTGGCCGTTCACCTATCTTGACGAAGATGGAAACCTGACCGGATTTGATGTGGAATCGCTTGAGTGGATTGCAGAAAGAAATGGATTTACCGTGACCTACGTCGATATCCCATGGTCAAAGAATATCAACGCGGTTGCCACCGGTAAAGTTGATATGTGGTACTCAGGGATGGTCAACACCAACGAACGATCCGCCAAAGTTACCTTCTCAACACCATACTGCACCGCAGGAGTGGGAATCGGCTCTGCGAAAAATCATCCGATCACCAAGGACAAATTTGAGTCAGGCACAGCTGTCACCGGTTTTATTACGAATACCATAGTCGGAGACTGGCTTGCAGACCAGTATGATCAGAAACAGTACTTGGAGATGGTGAAAACCGGAATGATCAAAGAGTATGCATCCTACAATGATCTCCTTGCCGCATGTCTCTCAGGAGAAGTTGAGTGCATCGTAGTGAATGAACCGCTGCTTAGGGTAATGGAGAATCAAACTGACATCAGAATTGTTTCTACCTATGATACGAAAAACAGATGCGCTGTCGCAATGCAGAATGGCAACATTCCCCTGCATGACGTCATCAACAGAGGTCTCGCTGACCTAGAAACATCAGGAAAGCGTGCGGAACTGATGGGAAAATATCATCTGAGCTAA